In the Panthera tigris isolate Pti1 chromosome F3, P.tigris_Pti1_mat1.1, whole genome shotgun sequence genome, ACAATAGGAGGAGTGGCCTCCGTTTAGTCCTTCCCCTCTAGAAATGACGATTTTTGCCCCAAACTACGCAGATCAAAAACTGGTTTGCTTACATGCGACAACCACTCgtttattctctattttaattACAGTCTTCCACCCGAAGCCGGAGCTGTAAAGAGTAGCCACGCCGTCTTCATCTTTTGCAGAAGCTGCTTCAGCCTCACTTACCGGGTAGGCGTGTAACAGCCCCGGAGCCATGATGTACGGATTAGGCAACAACGGCGGGACCCCAGGAGGGAGGTTGGGAGGAGCTTTTCCTAAAAGAGAGATCCCATTTTTACCCAGTCACACGATCACTCCTCTCCTCCATCCCAGAGGAATGCCGTCCACCTTCTACCTGAAGTCGTAGCGACCGAGCTCCGAGTCGAGGCCGTGACGGTGGAGTTGCTGCTGAGGCTGAGGCCTAAGCTGCTGCCACCGTGGAGACTGGAGGAGACACTGACCactgggggaggcgcagagaccGTGCTGGACGTGGTGGAGAAAGTGCTGGAGGAAGAATGGAGGTTCGCCTCACTGTCCACGCTTGTGTGCTTCAAAAAGGGGGAGCAGTGGATGAGAAGAGGAAACAGCGATCAGCAAGACAGGTCAGGAGAGAGGCACAGCCCCTTCTGCAGGCGAGAGCACATCAGCCTCCCAATTAAAACGGCCGAGGCAGAGACCTGGGTGTCCTCCACCAAAGGAGTTAGAAGAAATCGCGAAGTTTGCTCCGGCTGCCTGTTCCCCAAGACGCAGCGTCACGCAGGGATCTAGTTAACAACACCGGCTGCACGCCCTCCCGTCAGGGCACATGCGGACAAACACGCCAGGAACCAATGCTGGCTGGCCAGCGAACAGTTCGGGTCAGGGAAATACAGCCTAGCCTTCTCTCCCACGTTCTCCTTCAGTAGCTCGCCAAGTTCTAATGAACTTAAACCAGAAACAGTATACCTGAGAAAAAAGAGTCTTCCAGGGGAGCCTTAGCACTCGTCTGCCCCCGGGTTTCTGGCAGACTAGACACCTTTGCCCCAAATGGGTCTTCCTCGCCGTCTCAGCTTAACCCCACAAATGCTCGTCCTAAATCACCACAGTGAACTTAATTCTCGGATCGAAAGCTTTCCTCTGGCCTTAACTTTCAGAGGACACCCGGACCCTGATTATCTTCAGCAGCCCTGTCCAACACACCCCCCACCACGGAGTGAGAATGGCTGCACAGAGGCTCTCACAGGCTCCATCAGAGCTATGAAGCCCCGCACACCTCAGTgttaagaaggaataaaaaaaggcaaagctTCAGGAGTCACGTCCAGGGCTTTGAGAATTGGCCCAGAGCTCAGCAGTATCTCTAGgttctcctgcctctcctgccttccGACATCCTTTCAGTCCATTCCTGCAACCTCAGATCAACGATCACTCCGCCACCGCACGAAGGGATTTCCAAGAATCTCTTCTCAGGAGTCTCGCCGCTAGACTCCTCTAAGTGTAAGAACACCACCCTTCCTCTTCAGCCGCATCACACTTACCAAAAGAGTGGATGTAGAAGTGCGCCCAGAAGACGTGGATGACGAGAGGGTGTTCTGCTGCGTCGATAACGTGCTGCAAAGAAGAGGCAGCCATCAGTCACGGTGCTGTGGTGACCGACCTGGAGCTTCCATCAAGAACACTGACGAGGACGTGCGGCGGTATATGGGACCAGGAAGACCGGAGACCGGGGGGAGCTCCGCGGCCGGCCAGGGTGGGGAGCAGACACAGCGAGCGGGGCTGCTGAGGAGAGAGAACAGGCCTCTCTCTCCTACCCCACAACTTGCAGGTCGTGCCCGCTAACACGGCCCCTGGCAGGCAGCAGGGACAGGGCGGAAGCAGAGAACTCTACCTCTCCTCCCAACCCCAACATCCACCTGTGACCCAAATCACCTGCTGTGTTGTGTGGTGGGAGCGTTTGCACTCTCCTCACTGTGGCTCAAGCCACCCAGGGGGGATGAGTGTTGACTGGCCGCTGTCAGCAAGGAGGCTGCGGACACCGTCTCGCTGAGAGGGGAGATGCCGGAAGTGGAAGGTGAGTCAGACTTCACTGCAGAGCCTGTAGCACctggaaataaagaataattatcTATCCCATCAGCGGAAAGGGAGTGTCTCTGACAAGTGAATGGACAACTCCAGTCTCAGCCGTCCCCGAGACAAGAGAGGAAGTTATTTAATAAGGAACTACTGTGATTACATAGActctcttattattttaaatttcttgtacatttatttatttttgagagagagagagagagagatggacaaagacaaagcgtgagtgtgggaggggcacagggagagggagacacagaatccgaagcaggctccaggctccgagctgttagcacagagcctgacacgaggcttgaaccaatgaatcgtgagatcatgacctgagccgaagtcgggacgcttgaccgactgaaccacccaggtgcccctagactctcTTATTTCCAACATTTCAGAGCACTGATCTCACCTATCCAGTGAAGGGAACCGAGGGTACTATCACTCTTCTAAGTCAGAGAGCCCTGAGACAGGTCTGAGAGAAAACAGCAGGGCAGGACCACACGAAGACTGTGACCAGAGAAGCCAGGGTGCTTCCCACTATGATCGAAGAAACGCAAACAtatgaaaaagagaggaaaaccactACAACATAGAGGAAAAAGCCTCACCTTCAACAGATTGCGTGGTCTGTAACTGTGTGGCCTGCACAGAGCTGAAGCCATTCtggaacaaaaaacagaagagtaaaAAACAAACTCAAGTGAAAAGTCGAGTTAGCACAGACTCCGCTTAACTTCAACCAACAAATCTTTCAGAGACATTCTGTAAGCTAACCAAAGGATTAACATAATGCAGACGATCTAAACAAAACGAATTTAAAATGGCAACAAGATAGACCAACCCCGTGTGACCCAAAGCAACAGAAGGCAGCGCCCCCAAACTGCTCAAGAGATCCCAAACCCAGAAGAGACACAGGAGAGGCCTGGGGGTCCCTGGGGGAGGTTGGGGAAGGAGGACCGTTCAGCCAAAGCACCCACTGTTCTGGCTGCACGGGACTGTCAGTCCGCTCCACAGCACCTCTGGCATATGCTGTCCCCTCCCCGGGCCGAGACACGGCAAGGTGTCTATCGATACAGACCCAGAAGTCCAGCACTCAGATCTTCGCGAGAGAGAAAACGAGTACTTGACCTTGATCCTACGACAAAGAACGAATCTCTAGTGCTGGCTTTAGTTTTCTGACTATGAATCTCCAGGCTTGCTGCAAAGaacttttttatttctccaaccacagaaatgtgtttttttcagcTTCTCAGTCAGTACTTCTGTGgcatcccagcaccatttgtcaagAAGGGAAACACTAACACTGGAGACACTTTGCCCAATATTGTCTTAAACAGCACCCAGGGACTCTCAAAGCCACACTACCTTTGCCTGAGTCAggtccttttggggtgatgaggaGATGGAGCTGGGGTACCGTCGAGTCTGTGTGGACCTCTGTTCATACAGAGGGCCCTGAGCATTATTTGGGGAGGTATAGGTTGTCGACTGAATTGGACCGCTCTGATAACCGGACTCCTGACTCTGGTTAGATGAAATTGTAGATGAAGATTCACTGTGGGGAGCGCAGAAGGAAAATCtcagaaaaccaaaacagaacagatcCACGGATACTAAGGACATGCTGGAGACCTACTAGAGTAAGTTGATtataatcaaaaggaaaattccCAGCAgcaaataaaagacaattttctCTTGACAGCAATAGGAATTTCCACATCCTACAGAGTCAGGGGTCTGAACTCAAACTGCTCGCCTACATTCTGTTTTaagaaaagaggcaaaagcaGAAAGGATAGACTTTTTTGATCCTTCTGATATATCCTAACATGAACCCTAAGCACAGGGAAAGTCATCTGTTTCTCACATTCATTTTAAGGAATTCTGGGCTCCTGGCTCTGTCAGAAACCCTATTAAATATAAGGTACTAGGTAGAAACTCTTgagaaaaactatgaaaatattcACATGACTTAACGGCAATTATAATCCAACAGATTAGGCAAGGACCtgatgcttatatttttaaattcaagggACTGAAGAAAATAGCCTAGTCCCTTAAACTCTGccagaactttttctttaaatatttatttattttaaaagagagagagcacacgtgcacacaaggAAGGGgcggtgggcagaaagagagggagagagagaatcccaagcaggctgcgcgCTGTCAGCTGACGAGGGGCTTGACTTCACCAatcgtgagaacatgacctgagctgaaatcaagagtcggatgctcaactgaccaagctgcccaggtgccccatcctccAGGGTTTTCTATTGCTTATGTTGGCCCTTTGTGACACTTACCAGAGAAGGtaggaaagtttcttttttacttgTGTCATCTATTGATGCTACCTCTTTCTTAGGAGGCCAGAGTCCTACCCTTCATATGCATAAGGCCCACACCAAAGGACCAAAGATGTCAAAAGCATTTTTAGCCAGATGCCAAGGTCCTCCTGTTAGAGGTGCTATACGCACCTCTTAAGAACTGGGCGTGGggacgcctgggaggctcagccagtcgtgcgtccgactcttgattttggctcaggtcatgatttcatggttcaagagttccagcgtggagcctgcttggaatttttctctttccctgccctgcccccccagccacccccccccccccacaaggaACAGCACACggacatgtgctctctctctcaaataaaaacttaaaaacaaaaacaaagtggtGGATGTTTctgttaaaaaaccaaaaaaacaaaaaacaagaactaGGCGTGGACACTCCAGAAGTATGCAAGAGGTATATTTCCATCTGTTTAGTGTTACAGATAATCTTAGTAACAGTATTTTGAAATGCTTAACAAAATGCTACAATCGGCTACTTTTCCTTCAATCAGAGGCTTGGGCCTCTTTGGAGTTCTAGGAATCggcaagagacagaaaaagtggTAAAAGCCTGACAAAAAGAGTCTTGATTGAGGTTTCCCCTCTACCTGGCTGTGCTGGTATAGAGGCTACTTGGAGCCTGGCTTGAAGAGGCGCTCGTGGTGGGGGTGGACTCGTAATCAGAAAGGACAGGCTCTGACCCAAACTGCAATGCCCCAAACTGCAGGTTTAGCCCTGAGATATCTGCTGAGCCAGGCATCTCCACAGCCAGAGCAGGAATCTGTAACGAGAAGGTAATGGTTTTATTACAATCTTACTATAAGactgataaaaaaacaaacaaacctgtctCAAATTTGCAAACTATCCCCTCACAATCTTGATTCCCAAATCCCGCATCACCTTTGCCCTAAAATGACACCCATCACAAAGTTCAAGTACCTTAGAAGTCAAGGAGGcctttttcttctgctgtttcAATTTCTGCTGAGCCGGCTGAGGGCTGGAGGACTGGTTATCTGAAGACCCGGGAGACATCTGTGGGGCCGAGGTGGATTTGCTCGGCAGAGGAGAAGAGGGCGGTGGAGGTGCAGCAGTGGAGGTGGCCACCGTGGGCGGCTTCTCCTGAAGGAACACCTCCATCATGGCTGAAGACGGGGTGAAAGCCTGGCGTTTGCTGAAGGGGCTGTGTACTGTGGAATCGTCTGGGTTCTTCAAATCTGCACGGAGAGTCCCGGTACACATGGGGTCAGGGATGCTGATGATCGTCAGTGAAACGCTATTATCCTCTCTCGAGCCGTAAACAAGGCCCTCAAGAATCAGTACGTCACATAAACGAGTCCTCATCTAGGACTCACTCTCATTTCCAAAAGTGACAATCACACATCCTATCTGTTCTAAGTACAGCCTAATCAAATCAGCACTATTAGCCTGCTTGTGTAAGACAGGAACCTACAAACTGTCCGTGTTTAGAGCGAAAGGTCCTACATAATGCCAAGCCCACAAACCTCCTAAGGCAACGTTTTTTCAAACACTGAAGACCAATCTAGGGAGAGTCCAAACACTCCGTGGTCAACAGAAGACTGCAACTACGATGCAGATGTCTAAATTCGGTTAAAGAGACACCGAGCCTCCAACTTTTTACTACTTCCTAGCTTTCTGAACTCAGCCTGTGTGACTAGAGGGTATCAGTCATGGGAAACGAGCCAGGTGGCTGTCCTTCTCCTGACTTCAAGAAACATTCTCCACCCCCGACTCCTGCAAGCTCCTGGTGGTAATGGTCCAACACGTCACTTTCCACCCTTCTCACCGTACTGCACCAGCGATGGGGACTGTGAGGCGGAGCCCATGTCCCAAGAGGAGGTGGCGGTGGTTCCAGGCTGAGAATGCTGTGCCGCCAGCTGGGCCAGGGCCTGAGCAGTCTTGAACTGCTCCAAGAACTGAGAGCCCGTGGTGCTGCCACCTTTGGCTTCGCCGACATCGCCAAACCCTTTCCCCAACATGCTCACCTGCAGACCGACACAGAGAGGGATGAGAGAGACCTACGGCAAGCAGATGTGTTCACCGCTTGGAAACACTTGGAAAGTCACTCAGACACAGGGGGAGCCAGGAGAGACCCGACAAGTAAAGAATATCACCAGACTGAGTACACAGTCTAGTCCATTAGAGCACagtctctggagtcagactgcctagGTCCAAATCCTGGCTATGTAAGTGTGGAAAAACCTATTTGTGATTTCTCTGTACGTCATTTTCCTCAcctgaaagcaaatgaaaatagtaTCGCATAAAGCTGTAGGGGGATGAAATAATGTATTAAAGCATTTAATATGTGTATGGTACATAATAAGCATCATTAAAATTTACACCATTACTTCCTCCCTCCTCAGGTATAAAGATCTAATGACTGGtggaatttttctcctttaaaaatttttttttatttttttgtaagtgtttttttcaaatgcttatttattttgagagagcagcaggggaaagggagagggagagagaatcccaagcaggctccacactcagcacggagcccagtgtaaggctcgatctcacaacatgacctgagcccaaatcaaaagtcggacacaaccaattgagctacccaggcaccccggaatgtttttccttttaaaggttTACATcaggcatctaggtggctcagttgttaagcatctgacctcagctcaggtcatgatctcacggttcatgagttcgagccctatgtcgggtgAGCAAGAGCCCCACTTCGGGCAAACACAAACCCTActtcgggtgagccctgcttctctctttctccctctgcccctcactcacttgcacacgcacactctcaaaaataagtaaataaataaaaaggcttaCATCAACcagtatttgattatttttttaaactgttttttaatgtttgtttatttttgagagagagacagagtgtgaatggggtaggggcagagagagagggagacacagaatccaaaccaggctccagggtccgagctgtcagcacagagcccaacgtggggggctcaaacccacgaactgtgaggtcatgacctaagctgcagtcggacacttaactgcccaGGCGCTCCAAGCAGTACTTGATTACTAAATTAATATGAAGGCTAATACGAAATTTCAGTTCAGCCATTAAGGCTCATTTTGCCCCTTCCACTAAACAGCTCAAAAGTAACAAGGAGAGCTAACTGGAGCCTCACttcaagacacagaaaagaaagctAAGGGCCTGTCAACATCTCTGCACCACACAATCAAATAATGAGTCCGTAtgattcattttctctgtgtgtatccAAGTTCTATAGGACAATCacgaataagaaaacaaaatttactcTTATGCTTTTGGGGGATTTCCCCTACTCCCTACTGCTAGGTAAGACCGCCAGCCTAGTCCAGCAGATGAACCACATGGCCTTGACTACTCCAAAACATCTTCAGGGAGATTCGATCTAGTTTCCCTTAGGTTCTTATTCAACCATATCCTTCCTCATCACCATCAATGAGCAGCGCTCTCTTAAACGAAACCAATCAGTCCAACTCAAGGGAAGACATTTTTCCCACTTCAGTCTATGTCACAAAATTATAcgaacaaaaacacaaacacccGAAGTTGAGTTAAAAGTATAGGACTATGGCAGGGAGATGATCCCACATGGTAACGATCATCAGATATTCTACAAGTGCAAAGCTTTAAAGATACAGCAATTATGTAATGTCCGTGTATAGGGAGCTcctatgttatttatattaaaattttgtcttACATCTATTACATTTTAGGGAAAATTGGTTCtctaatgtttctttctttcttttttttttttttgagagagaaaaaacacaagcaggggagaggggcagagggagaaagaatcttaagcaggctccatgctcagcacagagcctgacatgaggcttgatcccacgacactgcaatcaggacctgagccaaaaccaagagttgggacgctcaactgagcgagccacctaggcgcccaagcatctgactcttgatagcagctcaggttgtgatctcaaagtcatgggatcgagcccaacACTGAGCTCTGCgatgacagtggggagcctgcttggagtctccctctctctctgctcctccctgcacactcgtgtgcactttctctcaaaataaacaaacattaaaaaataataaaaatgaagtaatcgTTATAATCCTactactggaaaaataaaattatatgcaaaaagaaaaaaagagaaagtttttcttatgatttgttaaaaaaaacactggtCCTTGCATCACTGTTTACCCTTAAATGATTCCTCTGCTATAGTTAACGACCTCGAATTTCTTAACTGAGTCAACAATTCCCATGCCTGAAGTACTCTAGGTGTTAATAACCAGTACCACTGCTGCTCCCACATTTGTGTGGCCTGATCCACAATCTTATTTCATGTTCCCACAGCCCTGTATGGCAGGCAGAGCAAGTGCTCTCATCCCCACctacagagaaggggaggggcagctaGTAAGCAGAAACATTCAGGAAAACCCCAAGTTTTTGGAAGCCGAGTCCAGAAACATCTGGTTTAAACAGATTGATATGGCAATTCTGCTATCGAGAAATAGGGAAGTGCTACCACTTCCCATCAAAGTTTAACTAGAATTGAAAAAGGATTAAAatttgatgtcattttttttccctcttcaacAGCAATGTTATTAATTAACACTTGGCACAGTGAGTGTCTGGTAAGTGATACGGACTCACTTTTAGAGGAAGATTCAGTCTGTCCAAAACTAAGTCCTCCTACTGCACAGCACCCTACTACCCAACTCTGTGTCCCTACCACCAAGGCTACTTAGTGGGGGCTACTTAAGGCTACTTAAAGGGGATGTTTTACCCCACCCCAAACCTGTCACCGGAAGGCAGTACTCCACGTACGTGCTGGAGTTAAAGGGCACTGGGTCTCCTACTTACCATACTGTGATGAGAGAATGAGTTTCCTGAAGCAGGCTGTGTTATGGCGCTCTGCTTTGAATTACTGAACACCAGAGGCTGCGCAAGAGAAGGAGCCTGAGACGGATCCAGATTAGAGGAATCATTCTCCATTGAAGATGGTGTCTTCCCCAACAGAACAGCAAGGTCGATTCTagtggagagacagaacataCTCATGAATAATGACAGAACATTCTAGCATTCCCAACTCCCAGAGTATGGTCAGATCAAAATAAAGTCACTCATCAAAAACACAGAGACCAGAAATGCTTAATTGACCAAAATAAATGATGTGTAAGAACCACTACAGGATCTAGCTGTGTTCTAATGGCACTGTCAACCATAATAACGTTAAATATTCCAATTTAGTTAAATTAATTTCATGGAATAGCAAATGTTAGTTTTAATGCAACAGCTTCACATTTGGgccaaaatttacaaaatttttaacgAATATTTTAATAACGAATACCTGCCATTACCAATACCTAATACACAAAAACTTGCCAGAGCACCGGCACCTTCAAGTATCTTTGGAATTGACCTCCCAACTTCCATAGAACTTCCCAAGTCACCTGTGGTCTAAGGAGCACACGTATAGTTCCGCTTTGCCTCTAGTTCTCAGCACagggctcctaaaacccttagaatttcctAAGTGTCTCTTGCTGTTCGTAATGAGCCTCTTTCAACCAAAGTCCATGCTAACGAGGTTACTCAGGGTGggagccccacccccccagagcCGCAGGAAGTGGGCTGCCACCAGGAATACCAGCAATGGGATTAGAGGGTTAGAACTCTCAGCCCCAGCGCTCTCTCTTGACCCACTTCTAGAATCAGAACGAGCTTGGAGACTGCCTTCGACAGCCAATGGCTTAGTCAATCAGGCCCATCTAAGTAATGCAACTTTCTAACTTTCTAACACTCTAGAACAGGGAGATTCAGTGAGCTTCTGGGTTAGTGGATGCACTGAATGTTGATGAACGTACTGGGaaggcaccccaccccctgccctgcgtGTGCATCTCTTCCAACTGGCCACTGTACCTGAGTACTGGTTATAACAAACCGGTTATGGCAAGTAGCTCTTCCCTGAGTTCCGAGTCATTCTAGCAGATTTCTGAACCTAAGCAGAGGATGAGGGGTGGGGTAGGCTTTGAGAATCCCCAAATCTGCAGTCAGCCAGGCAGAAGGGTGTGTGGGCAGCCTGGGCACTCGTCTGCAGTGGACCTCGCACCTCGGAAGCAAGGGCAGTCTTCTGGGATGGAGGCATcagtcagggtctgtgctaactctgGCAAGTGGCAGAACTGAACCGAATTACTAAATACCTTGTTGGTGTTCAGAGAATTGAAGGACTGATGTCAGTAAAATGAGATACTGGTGTCAGAAAAACAACACACATCGCCTCTGATGTCCCTAATGTCCTATTCCTAGCATGCTTCAGGCTTCTGAGTTGACGGCTATCATACCCAGGTCTAGAAATAATCCAAGAGGCTTTCTGGGCATAAAAATATTCCTAGTAAGTGCACCTCCCTCTACTAACCCCAATAACTAAGGTTCAAGTTCTAGAAAATTCATTAGCCAGATCCTAGGGGAAAAATGACCATTTTACTCAGCAGGCTTAGCAGACAAAGATTATTATAAAGCAAGAGAAGCAGCTACTGAACAGTTCTgcaaactgaaataaatgaaaacatttccacGTTTAACTTTACCTTACTACTGGACAAGCTCAACCGTGCTAAGTTTTAATTCAGGTTGACCTATGTAGTTAAAGGGGCTATTCTGGAAAGAATCATCTTTAAAATTGTAAACAACGGACTCCCGTTCAGTAGACCAACTCTTAGAAGCCGATCAGCCTCACATGCTTGCTTCCCGTTACTGCCAGCACCATGGGAGCTCGGGAAGGCCCACTGCTGCTCTTCCTTACAGCCCCTTCTCACCAGCCCCATTTGGGGACGGACACTGAACTTTACCACACACTTGCCTCTGACCAGCAGTGATTGTCACATTCTCCGCAGGCAGAGGCACCGAAGACACATTAGAGGCAGTGAAGATCTTGGTCTCAGAAAGCTGGAAAACAGAAGGATTAGTCACTTCTGGTGTTAAGTGGACTACAGTCAGAAACCTGGCTCAGGCAAGGGGAACTTAACAGCAAGGCAAAGGGAAAACGCTCGGAAAAGAAAGCCGCCCAGCCAGAGGAACCTACGTGGACTGACCTCCATTACCCTTCTAGGTATGACTTTATCAAAAGAGTGTAAAATCAAGAAACCCTACGAAATACAATGGGAGTCACACGATATGCACGCTGAACTTACAGACAGCTGAATACACAtgctacaaaaaaagagagaaaacctttTATACTTTCCCATTAGAGTTCCCAACTCACACCCTTACCCAAACCAAACTTTATCTTCCACTGCtcctctcaaagaaagaaaggttacagccaagacaaagacaaaatgaaagaaattaattccTGGCTTTTGAGCAGTAAGGACCCAAGTGCTGGTGAATTAGGGTCTCTGTAGGGATGATTTCAACTATATGCAATTTCTGCCTTAATAGTGACTTTATCACACCTACCCTTTGCATTCTAAGACCCTAAAATTAGGTAAACAATTGTAGGGAATAACTCATTCCACCATTCAAAacttgctttggttttgttttcactttttgactAAAATCTCTTCTCCAAAAACAGGGAATCCACTTCCCCAAATATATCATTCTCTGAAAGTTGCTTAAACAGACCAAACCAAATCCTAGAAAGTATTCACGAGGCAGTCTAGCTCAGTtacaacagaaaagaaatcatCCTCTAATGCTGATGCATCTGAAATTTCAAACACTCAGGTCTGGCAAACCCAAAGTTTGGTCACCATGTCACCATAAAAGCTGCCTTGCCTAAATGTATACGAGTATAGAAAGCAGactgaaaaaatgttaaaacaggaTTTAATCCACGATCACTGAAAACTACAATTCACAACAAAATCCTGACTGTGACCAAGAACGAGCAGAATTCTTTTACTCAAGTGCTACTCCAGTAAGCTCAGAGTGCCGGCTTATGTGCCACCTCTGTGACACCCATGACTGAGCTGTCCACGTTAAGTCACGCTGGAAGATCTATACTTTCATCTCAACTATGAAGCTGGGCTTCAGAACCAACCAGATTGTGGATTCGAGGACGCGGTACTCCCTCACTTCGCACCCACCTCTCAGCCAATCACGGGACCAAACACCAGTGCCCGAATAGGAACTAAATAGCCGAACTGGCTCAAAAGAAGTCATGGGCCACCAGCAGCTGTTACTCAAGGCGCTACCTGCCTAACTCCATTCCTGGTGCTCTCCCCAACCACCATCTCTTGCTGGGACAAATCCGACAATCAGATACTGGACTTACACAGGTGCACTTGCCCTTTCCATAGTCTGGTTCCATAGAGTCCTGTTCATGCCCAGTCTCCTTCATATAACATATGTGAAATGTTCTGGCTCAGAACACTATTTTGGATGTAAAAGTTTTGGGTCAGAATCTTAAGGGTGAATTCTGAAGGGGTAGAAATATACCCATTTTCTATCCCTAAACACCACTAAGGGACAGAAAGCACTAGTGAGG is a window encoding:
- the UBAP2L gene encoding ubiquitin-associated protein 2-like isoform X12, yielding MMTSVGTNRARGNWEQPQNQNQTQHKQRPQATAEQIRLAQMISDHNDADFEEKVKQLIDITGKNQDECVIALHDCNGDVNRAINVLLEGNPDTHSWEMVGKKKGVSGQKDGGQTESNEEGKENRDRDRDYSRRRGGPPRRGRGASRGREFRGQENGLDGTKSGGPSGRGTERGRRGRGRGRGGSGRRGGRFSAQGMGTFNPADYAEPANTDDNYGNNSGNTWNNTGHFEPDDGTSAWRTAAEEWGTEDWNEDLSETKIFTASNVSSVPLPAENVTITAGQRIDLAVLLGKTPSSMENDSSNLDPSQAPSLAQPLVFSNSKQSAITQPASGNSFSHHSMVSMLGKGFGDVGEAKGGSTTGSQFLEQFKTAQALAQLAAQHSQPGTTATSSWDMGSASQSPSLVQYDLKNPDDSTVHSPFSKRQAFTPSSAMMEVFLQEKPPTVATSTAAPPPPSSPLPSKSTSAPQMSPGSSDNQSSSPQPAQQKLKQQKKKASLTSKIPALAVEMPGSADISGLNLQFGALQFGSEPVLSDYESTPTTSASSSQAPSSLYTSTASESSSTISSNQSQESGYQSGPIQSTTYTSPNNAQGPLYEQRSTQTRRYPSSISSSPQKDLTQAKNGFSSVQATQLQTTQSVEGATGSAVKSDSPSTSGISPLSETVSAASLLTAASQHSSPLGGLSHSEESANAPTTQHSSTLSTQQNTLSSSTSSGRTSTSTLLHTSVDSEANLHSSSSTFSTTSSTVSAPPPVVSVSSSLHGGSSLGLSLSSNSTVTASTRSSVATTSGKAPPNLPPGVPPLLPNPYIMAPGLLHAYPPQVYGYDDLQMLQTRFPLDYYSIPFPTPTTPLTGRDGSLASNPYSGDLTKFGRGDASSPAPATTLAQPQQNQTQTHHTTQQTFLNPALPPGYSYTSLPYYTGVPGLPSTFQYGPAVFPVAPTSSKQHGVNVSVNASATPFQQPSGYGSHGYNTGVSVTSSNTGVPDISGSVYSKTQSFEKQGFHSGTPAASFNLPSALGSGGPINPATAAAYPPAPFMHILTPHQQPHSQILHHHLQQDGQLPYLQMILCCPRQQEEQDFLSLVSDQLGE
- the UBAP2L gene encoding ubiquitin-associated protein 2-like isoform X11 encodes the protein MMTSVGTNRARGNWEQPQNQNQTQHKQRPQATAEQIRLAQMISDHNDADFEEKVKQLIDITGKNQDECVIALHDCNGDVNRAINVLLEGNPDTHSWEMVGKKKGVSGQKDGGQTESNEEGKENRDRDRDYSRRRGGPPRRGRGASRGREFRGQENGLDGTKSGGPSGRGTERGRRGRGRGRGGSGRRGGRFSAQGMGTFNPADYAEPANTDDNYGNNSGNTWNNTGHFEPDDGTSAWRTAAEEWGTEDWNEDLSETKIFTASNVSSVPLPAENVTITAGQRIDLAVLLGKTPSSMENDSSNLDPSQAPSLAQPLVFSNSKQSAITQPASGNSFSHHSMVSMLGKGFGDVGEAKGGSTTGSQFLEQFKTAQALAQLAAQHSQPGTTATSSWDMGSASQSPSLVQYDLKNPDDSTVHSPFSKRQAFTPSSAMMEVFLQEKPPTVATSTAAPPPPSSPLPSKSTSAPQMSPGSSDNQSSSPQPAQQKLKQQKKKASLTSKIPALAVEMPGSADISGLNLQFGALQFGSEPVLSDYESTPTTSASSSQAPSSLYTSTASESSSTISSNQSQESGYQSGPIQSTTYTSPNNAQGPLYEQRSTQTRRYPSSISSSPQKDLTQAKNGFSSVQATQLQTTQSVEGATGSAVKSDSPSTSGISPLSETVSAASLLTAASQHSSPLGGLSHSEESANAPTTQHSSTLSTQQNTLSSSTSSGRTSTSTLLHTSVDSEANLHSSSSTFSTTSSTVSAPPPVVSVSSSLHGGSSLGLSLSSNSTVTASTRSSVATTSGKAPPNLPPGVPPLLPNPYIMAPGLLHAYPPQVYGYDDLQMLQTRFPLDYYSIPFPTPTTPLTGRDGSLASNPYSGDLTKFGRGDASSPAPATTLAQPQQNQTQTHHTTQQTFLNPALPPGYSYTSLPYYTGVPGLPSTFQYGPAVFPVAPTSSKQHGVNVSVNASATPFQQPSGYGSHGYNTGVSVTSSNTGVPDISGSVYSKTQQSFEKQGFHSGTPAASFNLPSALGSGGPINPATAAAYPPAPFMHILTPHQQPHSQILHHHLQQDGQLPYLQMILCCPRQQEEQDFLSLVSDQLGE